A window from Mycolicibacterium tokaiense encodes these proteins:
- the mntR gene encoding manganese-binding transcriptional regulator MntR, with amino-acid sequence MSPETGTPDLSTVAQDYLKTIWTAQEWSHDKVSTKMLAERIGVSASTASESIRKLADQGLVDHEKYGAVTLTERGRRAAVSVVRRHRLLETFLVSELGYSWDEVHDEAEILEHAVSDLMMARIDAKLGYPQRDPHGDPIPGSDGQVPTPPAQPLSECRDGDHGAVARISDSDPEMLRYFDDVGIALDAHVSVLARRDFAGTVSVSIRDGDGGERTVELGSPAAQSIFIVRCT; translated from the coding sequence GTGAGCCCCGAGACCGGGACCCCCGACCTCTCGACAGTGGCCCAGGATTACCTCAAGACCATCTGGACGGCGCAGGAGTGGTCACACGACAAGGTCAGCACGAAGATGCTGGCCGAACGCATCGGCGTGTCGGCCAGCACTGCGTCGGAGTCCATCCGCAAGCTGGCCGATCAGGGCCTGGTGGACCACGAGAAGTACGGTGCGGTGACGCTCACCGAACGAGGCCGCCGGGCTGCGGTGTCGGTGGTGCGCAGGCACCGGCTGCTGGAGACGTTCCTGGTCAGCGAACTCGGCTACAGCTGGGACGAGGTGCACGACGAGGCCGAGATCCTGGAACACGCCGTCTCCGACCTGATGATGGCGCGCATCGACGCCAAGCTGGGCTACCCGCAGCGCGACCCGCACGGCGACCCCATCCCGGGATCGGACGGTCAGGTGCCCACGCCGCCCGCGCAGCCGCTGTCGGAATGCCGCGACGGGGACCACGGCGCTGTGGCCCGGATCAGCGACTCCGATCCGGAGATGCTGCGGTACTTCGACGATGTGGGCATCGCCCTGGACGCCCACGTGTCGGTGCTGGCGCGCCGGGATTTCGCCGGCACGGTGTCGGTGTCGATCCGCGACGGGGACGGCGGCGAACGCACCGTTGAGCTCGGCAGCCCCGCCGCTCAGTCGATCTTCATCGTCCGGTGCACCTGA